Proteins co-encoded in one Paracrocinitomix mangrovi genomic window:
- the rsmH gene encoding 16S rRNA (cytosine(1402)-N(4))-methyltransferase RsmH yields the protein MLNSEYHVPVLFNESIESLDIKSDSVVVDVTFGGGGHSKEILKSLGNEGVLVAFDQDEDAIQNVVDDSRLIFVEANFRFLYNFIKFYDLLGVDGILADLGVSSHQFDVGERGFSIRENGALDMRMNQESRLTAAKVVNDYPEAELYRIFNAYADLKNVKRVVTTIVSERKKNKVETTGELVKMLENLVPPKKKNQFLAQVFQAIRIEVNDEMGALMEMLEQSVKVLKPGGKLVVISYHSIEDRLVKNFIRAGNFEGKVETDVFGVANVPLKAITKKPIIPTAEEIERNPRSRSAKLRVAVRT from the coding sequence ATGTTGAATAGTGAGTATCATGTTCCGGTCCTGTTTAATGAGTCGATTGAGTCGCTAGATATTAAAAGTGACAGTGTCGTAGTGGATGTGACGTTCGGCGGTGGAGGGCATTCCAAAGAAATATTGAAGAGTTTAGGAAATGAAGGGGTTTTGGTTGCTTTTGATCAGGACGAGGATGCGATTCAGAATGTGGTAGATGATAGCCGTTTGATCTTTGTGGAAGCCAATTTCCGATTCCTATACAATTTTATCAAGTTCTATGATTTATTGGGTGTAGACGGAATTTTGGCTGATCTGGGAGTTTCTTCTCATCAATTTGATGTAGGTGAAAGAGGTTTTTCAATTAGAGAAAATGGAGCGCTTGATATGAGGATGAATCAGGAGTCTCGTTTAACTGCTGCTAAAGTGGTAAATGATTATCCTGAGGCTGAATTGTATCGAATTTTTAATGCTTATGCTGATCTGAAAAATGTGAAGAGGGTTGTTACAACTATTGTTTCAGAAAGAAAGAAAAATAAAGTTGAAACTACCGGTGAATTGGTGAAAATGCTAGAAAATTTGGTTCCTCCAAAAAAGAAGAATCAGTTTTTAGCACAGGTTTTTCAAGCAATCAGAATAGAGGTGAATGATGAGATGGGGGCTTTGATGGAGATGTTAGAGCAGTCTGTGAAGGTGTTGAAACCTGGAGGTAAGCTGGTGGTGATTTCTTATCACTCTATCGAAGATCGATTAGTCAAAAATTTTATTCGTGCCGGAAATTTTGAAGGAAAAGTGGAAACTGATGTGTTTGGTGTGGCAAACGTTCCTTTGAAAGCAATTACAAAAAAGCCAATTATTCCGACGGCAGAAGAGATAGAGAGAAACCCAAGATCTAGAAGTGCAAAATTAAGAGTAGCTGTTAGAACATGA
- the mraZ gene encoding division/cell wall cluster transcriptional repressor MraZ: MAGLVGEYECKLDAKGRFLFPAGLRKQLEPSAQENFMVNKGFENCLTLYPMNEWEKVTARLAKLNLFKEKNRRFYRLFHQGAKQLTLDNAGRILIPTALMERIGLKKEVMLTAYNDRIEIWDRAEYMAMMDENMADFSDLADEVMGDIGDEDVE; this comes from the coding sequence ATGGCAGGTTTAGTCGGAGAATATGAATGCAAATTGGACGCGAAAGGAAGGTTTCTTTTTCCTGCGGGTCTGAGAAAGCAATTGGAGCCATCTGCACAGGAGAATTTCATGGTAAATAAGGGTTTTGAGAACTGTTTAACCCTTTATCCAATGAATGAATGGGAGAAGGTGACCGCTCGTCTGGCTAAGCTGAATCTTTTCAAAGAAAAGAACCGTCGTTTTTACCGTTTGTTTCATCAAGGAGCCAAGCAATTGACTTTGGATAATGCAGGTAGGATTTTGATTCCTACAGCTTTGATGGAGCGAATAGGATTGAAGAAAGAAGTAATGCTAACCGCCTACAATGACAGGATTGAAATTTGGGACAGAGCAGAGTATATGGCTATGATGGATGAAAATATGGCTGATTTCTCTGATTTGGCAGATGAAGTGATGGGCGATATCGGAGATGAAGATGTTGAATAG
- a CDS encoding ArnT family glycosyltransferase translates to MPKTFNDHISKKHDWLLISIGVIVFIYIILRAIIVPLHYDELLNYFLYVETGDFQPFLSVPDANNHLISTGLNHLTFLIFGKSIHLMRASSVLAFVLYFIYLYKFSIHFKSKNVHRAFVITLGSGAFIISFFSIARGYALSLACIIPAIYYLFNHIKSPSWKTATGISLFSSLALWSNLSFFFFVFILLGCSLAISLLKIDKIRLKGFLTQALIILVLGATPLLIASLYLLHLEEAKALYLGSNANFWNTVINDLPGRIIQFEAFSTILFFASCATLIIAIAFNLKNYKQIKLISNSTLSIVMFSGVIVGSIALHLILGINYPQERAALAYIITGLLVFFILTDQLNNKWQIISYFPVSIFVIDLLLHINLSYIPCFKNHMWSDQHTEAILAIQKETDQPITISAPGYLGRIYDHYEYRTGIEIPAFQENNYPDYKVADIVVGDSSIHPPINEYEVLYSQPQTTVTVYHKKKEIDWKKVKTVELDNNSSFASSEPYINIDTNSFYKSSSNAHQIEFKISIESPKEPVNAWIVVAMDDEDGNFHQYEHIELNRFTKDYSKPKHIHKAFYFSPNELNCTYTFSIYIWNIDMIPLKIEVEEISYYESI, encoded by the coding sequence ATGCCCAAAACATTTAACGATCATATTTCCAAAAAACACGATTGGCTTCTCATTTCAATTGGAGTAATTGTTTTCATATACATCATTCTCAGAGCCATCATTGTTCCTTTGCATTATGATGAATTATTGAATTACTTTTTATATGTAGAGACAGGTGATTTTCAACCTTTTCTTTCGGTTCCTGACGCTAACAATCACCTCATTAGCACAGGTTTGAACCACCTTACTTTTTTGATATTCGGCAAATCAATACACCTCATGAGGGCATCAAGCGTCCTTGCTTTTGTGTTGTACTTTATTTATTTGTACAAATTCAGCATTCACTTCAAGTCTAAGAATGTTCACAGAGCTTTTGTAATTACACTTGGAAGTGGAGCATTTATTATTTCATTTTTTTCAATTGCAAGAGGATATGCACTTTCACTAGCATGTATAATTCCAGCCATTTATTACTTGTTCAATCATATCAAAAGCCCAAGCTGGAAAACAGCAACTGGCATAAGCTTATTTAGCAGTTTAGCACTCTGGTCAAACCTATCATTTTTCTTTTTTGTCTTTATCTTGTTGGGTTGCAGTCTAGCAATTTCACTTTTAAAAATTGATAAAATCAGATTAAAAGGATTTCTTACCCAAGCGCTCATAATATTAGTTCTTGGTGCTACCCCTTTGTTAATAGCATCTTTATACTTGTTGCACCTGGAAGAAGCAAAAGCCTTGTATCTGGGAAGTAATGCTAATTTTTGGAATACTGTAATTAATGACCTTCCCGGAAGAATCATTCAATTTGAAGCTTTTAGCACCATACTTTTCTTTGCTAGTTGCGCCACACTGATAATCGCTATAGCCTTCAACCTTAAAAACTATAAGCAGATAAAATTGATATCCAACAGTACGCTCTCAATTGTTATGTTCTCAGGAGTTATAGTAGGATCCATAGCGCTACACTTAATCTTAGGAATTAACTACCCACAAGAAAGAGCAGCTTTAGCATACATCATCACCGGACTTCTGGTGTTTTTTATACTAACAGATCAATTGAACAATAAATGGCAAATTATAAGCTATTTCCCTGTCAGTATATTTGTAATTGACCTGCTGCTACACATTAACTTATCTTATATTCCTTGTTTTAAAAATCACATGTGGAGCGATCAGCATACCGAAGCCATATTAGCAATACAAAAAGAAACTGACCAACCCATCACCATATCCGCCCCAGGATATTTAGGAAGAATCTACGACCATTATGAATACAGAACCGGCATTGAGATACCGGCTTTTCAAGAAAACAATTATCCTGACTATAAGGTAGCAGACATTGTAGTAGGCGATTCTTCTATTCATCCTCCCATCAATGAATATGAAGTATTATATTCTCAACCCCAAACTACTGTAACGGTTTACCATAAAAAGAAAGAAATAGACTGGAAAAAAGTCAAAACTGTTGAACTCGATAACAATTCATCTTTTGCAAGCTCTGAACCATACATTAATATTGACACAAACAGTTTTTACAAAAGTTCTTCAAATGCACACCAAATTGAATTCAAAATATCAATTGAAAGTCCAAAAGAACCAGTTAATGCATGGATTGTTGTAGCAATGGATGATGAGGACGGAAACTTCCATCAATATGAACATATAGAATTGAACCGATTTACAAAAGACTATTCAAAACCAAAACACATTCACAAGGCTTTTTACTTCAGCCCTAATGAATTGAATTGTACATACACTTTCTCAATTTACATTTGGAACATTGACATGATTCCTTTAAAAATAGAAGTTGAGGAAATCTCTTATTATGAATCTATTTAA
- a CDS encoding DUF4249 domain-containing protein, giving the protein MLLTAATFLFSCEKVIEVPIDDQDQAIVVEAVMKDRQGASFVKLSKTSGIYEPYGFEKVSGASVVVSDDNANQFVFVEDIGQAGVYFHPTFVTQENTTYNISITVGENIITGSSFTKSAPVMDSIYVKVNTLDPNTPPSNWVYYHSTDNVNEQNFYRLRIWVNSDESNQYYMGNDFYINGETYEAQFIADEAYSGDTILVEMEEMDEQVYNYYYGLSNTLFTGAFSPAPANPPSNLSNSGPASITGVFAAFMTDTLGMIVP; this is encoded by the coding sequence TTGCTGCTTACTGCAGCTACTTTTCTTTTTTCTTGTGAAAAAGTAATTGAAGTACCTATTGATGATCAAGATCAGGCAATAGTGGTTGAGGCCGTAATGAAAGATAGGCAAGGGGCTTCTTTTGTTAAGCTCTCAAAAACTTCGGGTATTTACGAGCCTTATGGGTTTGAGAAAGTTTCTGGGGCTTCTGTTGTTGTATCGGATGATAATGCAAATCAGTTTGTTTTTGTTGAAGATATTGGGCAAGCAGGTGTATATTTTCATCCAACTTTTGTAACGCAAGAAAACACTACATACAATATTTCAATAACGGTGGGTGAGAATATAATCACAGGTTCTTCCTTTACCAAGTCAGCTCCGGTTATGGATTCAATTTATGTGAAAGTAAACACCCTTGATCCTAATACACCACCTTCAAATTGGGTTTATTATCATTCAACGGATAACGTAAATGAACAAAATTTTTACAGACTTAGAATTTGGGTCAATAGTGATGAGTCAAATCAATATTACATGGGGAATGATTTTTATATAAATGGTGAAACTTATGAGGCGCAGTTTATAGCTGATGAAGCTTATTCAGGTGATACCATTCTTGTAGAAATGGAAGAGATGGACGAGCAGGTGTATAATTACTATTATGGATTGTCCAATACATTGTTTACAGGGGCCTTTAGTCCAGCTCCGGCAAATCCGCCTTCTAATCTATCAAATAGCGGTCCCGCTAGTATTACAGGTGTCTTTGCGGCTTTTATGACAGATACTTTGGGAATGATTGTCCCGTAA
- a CDS encoding DUF4249 domain-containing protein, which translates to MKKLVFIILPLVLFIASCEKVIDVPLNDADIQTIVEANLSNIPNGSYIKLSRSGSVYQESNFEKVSGAQIVVTDGISTWTFDEDPNEVGTYLNNSFMAVPNSMYNLTVNEGGNTYTARSETYNDVTIDSLTYIEVVGGFGQQESDTSYFTFFNFTDDANNVNFYRAIPYLNGVKSSNYYLINDDLFNGNNYSQPFFAEGDIVDGDTLITMLYSMDEANYKFYTTLANNSNSGPFSPSPGNPVTNIEGGAIGYFGVYLVDIDTLTFP; encoded by the coding sequence ATGAAAAAGCTAGTATTTATAATATTACCCCTTGTTCTTTTCATTGCGAGTTGTGAAAAGGTAATTGATGTGCCGTTAAATGATGCGGACATTCAAACAATAGTTGAGGCCAATTTGAGTAATATTCCTAATGGAAGTTATATCAAATTGTCTCGTTCTGGTTCAGTTTATCAGGAATCAAATTTTGAAAAGGTTTCTGGTGCTCAAATAGTTGTTACTGATGGAATTTCAACTTGGACTTTTGATGAAGATCCAAATGAAGTGGGAACATATTTAAATAATTCATTTATGGCAGTTCCTAATTCTATGTATAATTTAACTGTCAATGAAGGAGGAAACACCTATACTGCGAGAAGTGAAACATACAATGATGTGACTATAGATTCATTAACGTATATTGAAGTGGTTGGTGGATTTGGTCAGCAGGAAAGTGATACAAGTTATTTTACATTCTTCAATTTTACTGATGATGCTAATAATGTAAATTTCTATAGAGCCATACCTTATTTGAACGGCGTTAAAAGCAGTAATTATTATTTGATAAATGATGATCTGTTTAATGGGAATAATTACAGTCAACCATTTTTTGCAGAAGGAGATATAGTGGATGGAGATACTTTGATAACAATGCTGTATTCAATGGATGAAGCCAATTACAAGTTTTATACTACATTGGCCAATAACTCAAATTCAGGTCCTTTTAGTCCTTCTCCCGGAAATCCGGTAACTAATATTGAAGGAGGTGCTATTGGTTACTTTGGAGTATATTTGGTGGATATTGATACGCTTACATTTCCATAA
- a CDS encoding TonB-dependent receptor: MKPHKILLFALICTISAISWSQDEKYTLSGTLKDASSGEDIIGARIGVVELPGTGTITNVYGFYSLTLPKGDYHIYYKSVGFDVDTFAIKLDKDVVNNLELNPAGRTLKKVDVTAEKLDQNVKSAEMGVDKLSMTDIENIPVLFGEKDPLKTIQLLPGVKSAGEGNSGFYVRGGGADQNLVLLDGAPVYNASHLLGFFSVFNSDALKDIKLYKGAAPAEFGGRLSSVLDIHMKEGNLKKFSMSGGIGLISSKLTLEAPIVKDKGSFIVSGRRTYADLFLAFSDNPAAENSILYFYDLNAKANYRLGEKDRLFVSGYFGRDKFGFADQFGFDWGNSTATLRWNHIYGDKLFGNMSFVFSNYNYKIKFGADDETFEVGSEIQDFNLKKDFDWFINNNNTLSFGANVIHHTFRPGEIETGDGIGFEVFDVQETYSIESAAYASNEHKIGKRITLVYGLRGSNFTQVGPGDIITFDKQGNVTDISNYGKWEQVRTYWGLAPRFTSSFLLDEKSSIKLGYSRTYQYLHLISNSTASSPTDIWLPSSVNIKPQISDQGSIGYFRNFLDNQLEFSTEMYYKYMQNVIDYRDGAEVTLNPAVEGELLFGIGRAYGVEFLLKKRRGKFTGWVSYTLSRTEKKFTEINSNNWFPARQDRTHDISIVGMYNINDQFTVSATWVYYTGNAVTFPSGKYEIDGHVVNYYSERNGYRMPDYHRADIGMTFYHKKYKEIEDPETGEIKQVPKKWLSSWNFSIYNLYARENAFSITFEENAETGQTEAVQLALFKIVPSISYNFKF; encoded by the coding sequence ATGAAGCCTCACAAAATTCTACTTTTCGCTCTGATTTGCACTATATCAGCTATTTCATGGTCGCAGGATGAAAAGTATACCTTAAGCGGAACCTTAAAAGATGCCTCAAGTGGAGAGGATATTATTGGTGCTAGAATTGGTGTTGTAGAGTTACCCGGAACAGGAACTATTACAAATGTCTACGGTTTTTATTCGCTTACACTCCCTAAAGGAGATTATCACATATATTATAAATCTGTTGGATTTGATGTGGACACATTTGCCATCAAATTGGATAAAGATGTTGTGAATAATCTTGAATTGAATCCTGCTGGAAGAACCTTGAAAAAGGTGGATGTGACGGCTGAAAAGTTAGATCAAAATGTAAAGTCAGCTGAAATGGGTGTAGATAAGCTTAGTATGACAGATATTGAAAATATTCCTGTTTTATTTGGTGAAAAAGATCCCTTAAAAACTATCCAGTTGTTACCTGGTGTGAAATCTGCAGGTGAAGGAAATTCAGGTTTTTACGTGAGAGGTGGGGGTGCTGATCAAAACCTTGTATTGTTAGATGGAGCTCCTGTTTATAATGCTTCACATTTATTGGGATTTTTCTCTGTTTTTAATTCAGATGCCTTAAAGGATATTAAGCTTTACAAAGGAGCTGCTCCTGCTGAGTTTGGAGGAAGACTTTCGTCCGTTCTGGATATCCACATGAAAGAAGGAAACTTGAAAAAATTCTCAATGTCAGGAGGTATTGGTTTGATCTCTTCAAAACTAACCCTTGAGGCACCTATTGTTAAAGATAAAGGTTCATTCATTGTTTCTGGTAGACGTACTTATGCCGATTTGTTTTTGGCCTTTTCAGATAATCCTGCTGCAGAGAATTCAATTTTGTATTTCTATGATTTAAATGCTAAAGCCAATTATCGATTAGGTGAAAAGGACAGGTTGTTTGTTTCAGGTTATTTTGGTAGAGATAAATTCGGATTCGCAGATCAATTTGGATTTGACTGGGGAAACTCAACTGCAACCCTACGCTGGAACCATATTTATGGGGATAAATTATTCGGAAACATGTCTTTTGTTTTCAGTAATTACAATTACAAAATCAAATTCGGAGCTGATGATGAAACATTTGAAGTTGGATCAGAAATTCAAGATTTTAACTTGAAAAAAGACTTTGATTGGTTCATTAATAATAACAATACATTAAGCTTTGGTGCTAATGTAATTCACCACACTTTTAGACCTGGAGAAATTGAAACCGGAGACGGAATAGGTTTTGAAGTATTTGATGTACAGGAAACTTATTCAATAGAAAGTGCGGCTTATGCGTCAAATGAGCATAAAATAGGAAAGAGAATTACTTTGGTTTATGGTTTGAGAGGTTCAAACTTTACGCAGGTAGGTCCTGGTGATATCATCACTTTTGACAAGCAAGGAAATGTAACAGATATCTCTAATTACGGAAAATGGGAGCAAGTTAGAACGTACTGGGGATTGGCACCTAGATTTACTTCAAGCTTTTTGTTGGATGAAAAGAGTTCAATCAAATTGGGATATTCTAGAACTTATCAATATCTGCACCTAATCTCTAATTCAACTGCATCTTCACCAACTGATATTTGGTTGCCTTCAAGTGTAAACATAAAACCGCAGATATCAGATCAAGGATCAATAGGGTATTTTAGAAACTTCTTAGATAATCAATTGGAGTTCTCTACTGAGATGTATTACAAGTACATGCAAAATGTTATTGATTACAGAGACGGTGCAGAAGTAACCTTGAATCCTGCTGTAGAAGGAGAGTTGTTGTTTGGAATTGGTAGAGCTTATGGTGTTGAGTTTTTACTGAAAAAAAGAAGAGGGAAGTTTACAGGTTGGGTGAGCTATACTTTGTCAAGAACTGAAAAGAAGTTTACTGAGATCAATTCAAACAATTGGTTTCCTGCAAGACAGGATAGAACACATGATATTTCAATTGTTGGGATGTACAACATTAATGATCAGTTCACAGTTTCTGCTACTTGGGTTTATTATACCGGAAATGCAGTTACTTTCCCTTCAGGAAAATATGAAATAGATGGGCACGTAGTAAATTATTATTCTGAACGAAATGGGTACAGAATGCCGGATTATCACAGAGCTGATATAGGTATGACTTTCTATCATAAAAAGTATAAAGAAATTGAAGATCCTGAAACAGGTGAAATTAAACAGGTGCCTAAAAAATGGTTGTCAAGTTGGAATTTCTCAATCTACAATTTGTATGCTAGAGAAAATGCATTTTCAATCACATTTGAAGAAAATGCTGAAACAGGGCAAACAGAAGCAGTGCAATTGGCTTTGTTTAAAATAGTTCCTTCAATCTCATATAATTTCAAATTCTAA
- a CDS encoding sensor histidine kinase has translation MKTYVKHSLIIWLALTLLLFWLTTESTDVETAIVRVSLLSVPLFFMFYINLLWLSPKFLNNNNKRRYWLWIIAIVILHVVFFGHADYLVVKSQNWTLPHLDDRPIHMIYFGRLMASVPPFVISALIWKSYLLQKQKEESLELQSKMAEAENRALKAQINPHFLFNSMNNIYSLSQMKSDKTGDAILQLSEILRFVTYESEKDKVSLASELKQINNFIQLQMLKDDDQSNLDIHIEKDPDHLQIAPMLLLPFIENAFKHSNFEDKQKGWIKIDLHTEGTQLIMDISNSATLSPGKKDGIGGVGMENVKKRLSLIYSGKFKLNIKQDTNTYQVKLELDLS, from the coding sequence GTGAAAACATATGTCAAACATTCATTAATAATTTGGTTAGCCCTAACATTGCTGTTATTTTGGCTTACTACTGAGAGCACTGATGTTGAGACGGCCATTGTTCGTGTTTCGTTACTTTCAGTACCACTTTTTTTTATGTTTTACATCAATTTGTTGTGGCTATCTCCCAAATTCCTCAACAATAACAACAAAAGAAGGTATTGGCTTTGGATTATTGCAATTGTCATTTTACACGTAGTTTTCTTTGGTCATGCCGATTATTTGGTAGTAAAAAGTCAAAACTGGACACTTCCTCATTTGGATGACAGACCCATTCACATGATTTATTTTGGAAGATTAATGGCATCTGTCCCTCCTTTTGTGATTAGTGCCCTTATTTGGAAATCATACTTATTGCAGAAACAAAAAGAAGAAAGTCTTGAACTGCAGTCAAAAATGGCTGAAGCAGAAAACAGAGCATTAAAAGCTCAAATCAACCCCCATTTTTTATTCAACTCAATGAATAACATTTATTCATTGTCTCAAATGAAATCTGACAAAACAGGGGATGCCATATTACAGCTCTCAGAAATATTGCGATTTGTTACATACGAAAGCGAAAAAGACAAAGTAAGTCTGGCATCAGAACTAAAACAAATCAACAACTTCATTCAGCTTCAAATGTTAAAAGATGATGACCAATCTAACCTGGACATCCACATTGAAAAAGATCCTGATCACTTACAGATAGCGCCCATGCTTTTACTCCCTTTTATTGAGAATGCTTTTAAACATTCCAACTTTGAAGACAAACAAAAGGGATGGATTAAAATTGATCTACACACAGAAGGGACACAATTAATTATGGACATTAGTAACAGTGCTACTTTGAGTCCAGGAAAAAAAGACGGCATTGGAGGCGTAGGAATGGAAAACGTGAAGAAACGACTATCTTTAATTTATTCAGGAAAATTTAAACTGAACATTAAACAAGACACAAACACTTACCAAGTTAAACTCGAATTAGATCTAAGCTGA
- a CDS encoding LytR/AlgR family response regulator transcription factor, which produces MKCVIADDEKLARNLIESYVEKVPFLELVASCKNGIEAGEILQNEEVDLLITDIQMPELLGTDLVKSLQNPPMVIFTTAYEDYAVEGFELNAIDYLLKPFAFDRFLAAVNKAKDHLDSHSSEKEVKLKKDYLTIKADHKLYKVQYKDIKFIEGQREYVSFHIPTGRITALMSLKKLEESLPSSIFIRCHKSYIVNKDKVEALEGNGLVIEEKTIPIGQSYKEKVVEEVF; this is translated from the coding sequence ATGAAATGTGTAATTGCAGATGATGAAAAATTAGCCCGCAACCTTATAGAAAGCTATGTAGAGAAAGTTCCTTTTTTGGAATTAGTTGCTAGCTGTAAAAACGGAATTGAAGCGGGAGAAATTTTACAAAATGAGGAAGTTGATTTATTAATTACAGACATTCAAATGCCTGAGTTATTGGGAACAGACTTAGTAAAAAGCCTACAAAATCCACCCATGGTGATTTTCACCACAGCTTACGAAGATTATGCTGTAGAGGGGTTTGAGCTAAATGCGATTGATTATTTATTAAAACCTTTTGCATTTGACCGTTTTCTAGCGGCAGTAAATAAAGCAAAAGACCATTTGGATAGCCACAGTTCTGAGAAAGAAGTAAAACTTAAAAAGGACTATCTCACAATTAAGGCTGATCACAAATTATACAAGGTTCAATACAAAGACATCAAATTTATTGAAGGTCAAAGAGAATATGTTTCATTTCATATTCCTACCGGAAGGATCACTGCTTTAATGTCTCTTAAAAAACTGGAGGAGAGTTTACCATCCAGCATTTTTATTCGTTGTCATAAATCCTATATCGTAAATAAGGACAAGGTAGAAGCACTTGAAGGAAACGGATTAGTAATTGAAGAAAAGACAATTCCGATAGGTCAATCTTACAAGGAAAAGGTAGTAGAGGAAGTTTTTTAA